One genomic window of Bicyclus anynana chromosome 10, ilBicAnyn1.1, whole genome shotgun sequence includes the following:
- the LOC112050356 gene encoding soluble guanylate cyclase 89Db, with translation MYGMLLESVQHFIIAECGQEIWDTIQREAGARNTVFMTRQQYPDTLMFRLASALTRLLMMDSNTIGPIPNSPVPKKPSIKSKSNWRSASVHGDNRGQHFKCPFTSTNALTAVTKKQIDAYTSSEEIRSPTSTMSPERIKEDELTATCPRDRRSLGIHLERIKDRKMSADELIPETDNVDTEPECKKESTSPSEPESSKEVKCIKESKSTKEPECAKEPKPAKESKCTEPGCSNSSPVQENTRRSSLKPSLRKTSCTVDIYQRRGSGNVRPRLNSLSTVNTEKLNTLREKFSTPDKVMHFFGRCFVKFFSNYGYDTMIRATGRYFCTFLQSVDSIHQRMSYTFPRMRSPSMQLTRAHIHGAELVYSSGRVGFTHYLMGQLYEIAEDIFSLKLKVTIVKESMEGAYYVAVLRLEFDNSDYVQSLMVRKSLPCLLPPVPTSLLVQLFPFGVLLDRKMKILMAGEKLVEAWGGPISEIEKISINEILRLRKPKVSFTWDKVVCMQTIVFELELMRWRTKLANESRRGSQGARAILLKGPIYFLEEIDALAFLCSPIFNDLDELRQAGLYLADMNGHGRSKELLLQGWQHLSRLELLFDKAETRSLSLEKSCRLLDEWKKKGDQLLYSMIPRGIAAQLRAGKSATAECWQKKFDCVSIMFCGIQLADATTRADVMQTVSYMNDVYSRIDRMLDSHRVYKVETVGTVYMVVSGAPEKTRAHAKEIASAALAVSCSLPMLTIGIHSGPCQAAVLGFRQPRYCLVGDTVNTASRMQTTSEPGRIQISAQTKAELPPGKFRLRRRGLIKVKGKGMMETFWLEGEIEEDDPEEALQLFSAICGED, from the exons gCGGAATGTGGACAAGAAATATGGGACACTATACAACGAGAGGCGGGCGCCAGGAATACCGTGTTTATGACGAGACAG CAATATCCGGATACTCTAATGTTTCGTCTGGCGTCAGCATTAACGAGATTACTGATGATGGATTCAAACACTATTGGACCCATACCCAACAGTCCCGTGCCGAAAAAACCATCCATCAAGTCCAAATCAAACTGGAGGAGTGCATCAGTCCACGGCGATAACAGAGGCCAACATTTCAAATGTCCATTCACATCCACTAATGCTTTGACTGCTGTTACTAAAAAACAGATTGACGCTTACACATCCTCAGAGGAAATAAGATCACCAACTAGCACTATGTCTCCTGAGAGGATTAAGGAAGACGAATTGACTGCAACGTGTCCTAGAGACAGAAGGAGTTTGGGTATACACTTGGAACGTATAAAAGACAGAAAAATGTCAGCAGATGAACTAATCCCAGAAACGGATAACGTGGATACAGAGCCTGAATGCAAAAAGGAATCGACATCTCCGAGTGAACCAGAAAGTTCAAAAGAAGTTAAATGTATCAAAGAATCTAAATCTACCAAAGAACCAGAATGTGCAAAAGAACCTAAACCTGCAAAAGAGTCTAAATGTACTGAACCTGGATGTTCCAATAGTTCGCCAGTCCAGGAAAACACCAGAAGGAGTTCTTTGAAACCTTCTCTGAGAAAAACCAGCTGCACAGTGGATATCTACCAACGTCGTGGATCTGGAAATGTTCGACCGAGACTAAACAGTCTTAGTACTGTAAACACAGAGAAACTGAATACATTGAGAGAAAAGTTTAGCACGCCTGATAAAGTCATGCATTTTTTCGGAAGGTGCTTTGTGAAGTTCTTTTCTAATTATGG CTACGACACCATGATCCGCGCAACCGGCAGATACTTCTGCACCTTCCTGCAGTCAGTGGACAGCATACACCAGCGGATGAGTTACACCTTCCCACGGATGCGGTCGCCGAGCATGCAGTTGACTCGCGCGCACATACACGGCGCTGAGCTGGTGTACAGCAGTGGGAGGGTCGGCTTCACTCACTATTTAATGG GTCAGCTGTATGAGATAGCAGAAGATATATTCTCTCTGAAGCTGAAAGTAACCATCGTCAAGGAGAGCATGGAGGGCGCTTACTACGTCGCCGTGTTGAGACTCGAATTCGACAACAGCGATTAC GTCCAATCGCTCATGGTCCGCAAGTCACTGCCGTGTCTCTTGCCGCCGGTGCCGACTTCTCTTCTAGTGCAGCTTTTCCCCTTCGGCGTTTTACTTGACAGGAAAATGAAAATACTGATGGCGGGCGAGAAG CTTGTTGAAGCGTGGGGAGGCCCAATCagtgaaatagaaaaaatatccaTCAACGAGATTCTTCGATTGAGGAAACCTAAAGTTTCTTTTACCTGGGATAAG GTGGTATGCATGCAGACGATAGTGTTCGAGTTGGAGCTGATGCGTTGGCGTACCAAATTAGCCAACGAGTCCCGCCGCGGCTCGCAGGGCGCGAGAGCGATCCTACTGAAAGGGCCGATCTACTTCCTAGAGGAGATTGATGCTCTTGCGTTTTTGTGTAGCCCTAT TTTCAACGACCTCGATGAACTCCGTCAAGCGGGCCTCTATTTAGCTGATATGAATGGACATGGCCGCTCGAAAGAGTTGTTGCTGCAAGGCTGGCAGCATCTCTCACGTCTAGAGCTGCTCTTCGATAAAGCAGAGACCAGGAGTCTTTCTTTGGAAAAATCTTGCAGGCTGCTGGACGAATGGAAGAAGAAGGGGGATCAGCTTCTCTATTCCATGATACCGAGGGGCATTGCGGCACAGTTGCGAGCGGGAAAAAGTGCAACTGCAGAGTGCTGGCAAAAG AAATTTGACTGCGTCAGCATAATGTTCTGCGGCATCCAACTGGCAGACGCAACGACGCGCGCCGACGTGATGCAGACCGTTAGCTACATGAACGATGTGTACTCCAGGATCGACCGCATGCTGGATAGCCATCGTGTCTATAAG GTGGAGACAGTGGGCACAGTATATATGGTGGTATCGGGAGCACCAGAAAAGACGCGCGCGCACGCTAAGGAAATAGCCAGTGCGGCGCTCGCGGTGTCGTGCTCTCTGCCCATGCTGACTATTG GTATTCACTCGGGTCCCTGCCAAGCCGCCGTGCTGGGTTTCCGACAGCCTCGCTACTGTTTAGTGGGGGACACCGTCAACACAGCCAGCCGAATGCAAACCACAAGCGAG CCTGGACGCATACAGATTTCTGCTCAGACGAAAGCTGAACTACCGCCAGGAAAATTCAGACTTAGACGAAGAGGTCTTATCAAAGTTAAG GGCAAAGGCATGATGGAGACATTTTGGTTGGAAGGTGAAATTGAGGAAGACGATCCGGAAGAAGCTCTACAATTATTCTCCGCTATTTGCGGTGAAGATTAG
- the LOC112050337 gene encoding glucose transporter type 1 isoform X2, translating to MTSGGATGPLLYAVFAAVLGMLQFGYNTGVINAPRGFIENFIKENYDVNSGTIFGVIVSIFAIGGMIGCPLASWVADKRGRKFALLANAAFGVVGAVFMGFSKVSSSLAMLIIGRFLIGINCGFATTASPTYVSEVAPVRLRGAFGTVNQLAVAFGLVGGQILGIDVVLGSDDGWPWLLGLAIVPSAVQCVMIPFAPESPRYLLLVQRDEEQARSVLTKIRGTSEIDDEIKDMHDEDHAEKQEETFTIPDLVRIKSLRTPLIIGIVMHLSQQLGGINAVLYYSSTIFINTGLSERDARLASIGVGSMLFIMALVSIPLMDRLGRRTLQLCGLGGMAVFSVLMTIAFFTYENNTTMSVFAVLFTLLYVGFFGVGPSSIPWMILSELFGQGARSAAVSVGALINWFANFIVGLTFIPLSDLLGNYVFIPYTILLLLFFAFTYFKLPETKNRTIEEVTALFKK from the coding sequence ATGACGAGCGGGGGCGCCACCGGGCCGTTGCTTTACGCCGTCTTCGCGGCCGTACTTGGAATGCTCCAGTTTGGATACAACACTGGAGTCATTAACGCTCCGAGAGGATTCatagaaaatttcattaaagAAAACTACGATGTCAACTCTGGAACGATTTTTGGCGTCATCGTCAGCATATTCGCCATCGGCGGAATGATTGGATGTCCGTTAGCCAGTTGGGTTGCTGATAAACGCGGTCGGAAGTTTGCTCTGCTCGCCAACGCTGCCTTCGGCGTGGTTGGAGCAGTCTTCATGGGCTTCAGCAAAGTGTCATCGTCACTCGCCATGCTGATTATCGGTAGATTTCTTATCGGCATCAACTGTGGCTTTGCCACAACTGCTTCACCAACTTACGTGTCAGAAGTTGCGCCTGTTAGATTGCGTGGTGCGTTCGGAACTGTAAACCAGTTAGCAGTTGCTTTCGGATTAGTTGGGGGACAGATTTTAGGTATCGATGTTGTCCTGGGAAGCGACGACGGTTGGCCCTGGCTACTCGGTTTAGCTATTGTACCATCAGCAGTTCAGTGCGTGATGATTCCTTTCGCCCCTGAATCTCCGCGATACCTCTTACTCGTCCAACGCGATGAAGAACAAGCTCGCAGCGTTTTAACGAAAATTAGAGGAACATCTGAAATCGACGACGAGATCAAGGATATGCACGACGAGGATCACGCAGAGAAGCAGGAGGAAACGTTTACAATTCCAGACTTAGTCCGCATCAAGTCTTTGCGTACACCATTAATTATTGGTATTGTTATGCATCTTTCGCAGCAGCTAGGAGGAATTAATGCCGTTCTGTATTATTCATCCACGATATTCATTAATACAGGACTTTCTGAACGAGATGCTCGGTTAGCGTCCATCGGAGTTGGGAGTATGTTGTTTATCATGGCTTTAGTATCGATACCTTTGATGGATCGCCTCGGTAGAAGAACACTGCAGTTGTGCGGATTGGGTGGCATGGCGGTGTTTTCAGTTTTAATGACAATAGCCTTCTTTACATACGAAAATAATACAACAATGAGTGTGTTTGCAGTTTTGTTTACCTTATTATACGTTGGGTTCTTTGGTGTCGGGCCGAGCTCTATTCCTTGGATGATCTTGTCGGAATTGTTTGGTCAGGGCGCTCGAAGTGCCGCAGTCAGTGTTGGAGCCCTTATCAATTGGTTTGCTAATTTTATTGTTGGCCTGACATTCATTCCATTGTCAGATTTACTAGGCAACTATGTGTTTATACCATATACGATACTTTTGCTTCTATTTTTCGCATTCACTTACTTCAAGCTACCTGAAACCAAAAATAGGACAATCGAGGAAGTGACGGCTCTATTTAAGAAGTAG
- the LOC112050337 gene encoding glucose transporter type 1 isoform X1 translates to MASENTSSLLQPQESVSRPKMTSGGATGPLLYAVFAAVLGMLQFGYNTGVINAPRGFIENFIKENYDVNSGTIFGVIVSIFAIGGMIGCPLASWVADKRGRKFALLANAAFGVVGAVFMGFSKVSSSLAMLIIGRFLIGINCGFATTASPTYVSEVAPVRLRGAFGTVNQLAVAFGLVGGQILGIDVVLGSDDGWPWLLGLAIVPSAVQCVMIPFAPESPRYLLLVQRDEEQARSVLTKIRGTSEIDDEIKDMHDEDHAEKQEETFTIPDLVRIKSLRTPLIIGIVMHLSQQLGGINAVLYYSSTIFINTGLSERDARLASIGVGSMLFIMALVSIPLMDRLGRRTLQLCGLGGMAVFSVLMTIAFFTYENNTTMSVFAVLFTLLYVGFFGVGPSSIPWMILSELFGQGARSAAVSVGALINWFANFIVGLTFIPLSDLLGNYVFIPYTILLLLFFAFTYFKLPETKNRTIEEVTALFKK, encoded by the exons ATGGCAAGTGAAAACACATCGTCGCTGCTTCAGCCACAAg AGTCAGTATCTCGGCCCAAGATGACGAGCGGGGGCGCCACCGGGCCGTTGCTTTACGCCGTCTTCGCGGCCGTACTTGGAATGCTCCAGTTTGGATACAACACTGGAGTCATTAACGCTCCGAGAGGATTCatagaaaatttcattaaagAAAACTACGATGTCAACTCTGGAACGATTTTTGGCGTCATCGTCAGCATATTCGCCATCGGCGGAATGATTGGATGTCCGTTAGCCAGTTGGGTTGCTGATAAACGCGGTCGGAAGTTTGCTCTGCTCGCCAACGCTGCCTTCGGCGTGGTTGGAGCAGTCTTCATGGGCTTCAGCAAAGTGTCATCGTCACTCGCCATGCTGATTATCGGTAGATTTCTTATCGGCATCAACTGTGGCTTTGCCACAACTGCTTCACCAACTTACGTGTCAGAAGTTGCGCCTGTTAGATTGCGTGGTGCGTTCGGAACTGTAAACCAGTTAGCAGTTGCTTTCGGATTAGTTGGGGGACAGATTTTAGGTATCGATGTTGTCCTGGGAAGCGACGACGGTTGGCCCTGGCTACTCGGTTTAGCTATTGTACCATCAGCAGTTCAGTGCGTGATGATTCCTTTCGCCCCTGAATCTCCGCGATACCTCTTACTCGTCCAACGCGATGAAGAACAAGCTCGCAGCGTTTTAACGAAAATTAGAGGAACATCTGAAATCGACGACGAGATCAAGGATATGCACGACGAGGATCACGCAGAGAAGCAGGAGGAAACGTTTACAATTCCAGACTTAGTCCGCATCAAGTCTTTGCGTACACCATTAATTATTGGTATTGTTATGCATCTTTCGCAGCAGCTAGGAGGAATTAATGCCGTTCTGTATTATTCATCCACGATATTCATTAATACAGGACTTTCTGAACGAGATGCTCGGTTAGCGTCCATCGGAGTTGGGAGTATGTTGTTTATCATGGCTTTAGTATCGATACCTTTGATGGATCGCCTCGGTAGAAGAACACTGCAGTTGTGCGGATTGGGTGGCATGGCGGTGTTTTCAGTTTTAATGACAATAGCCTTCTTTACATACGAAAATAATACAACAATGAGTGTGTTTGCAGTTTTGTTTACCTTATTATACGTTGGGTTCTTTGGTGTCGGGCCGAGCTCTATTCCTTGGATGATCTTGTCGGAATTGTTTGGTCAGGGCGCTCGAAGTGCCGCAGTCAGTGTTGGAGCCCTTATCAATTGGTTTGCTAATTTTATTGTTGGCCTGACATTCATTCCATTGTCAGATTTACTAGGCAACTATGTGTTTATACCATATACGATACTTTTGCTTCTATTTTTCGCATTCACTTACTTCAAGCTACCTGAAACCAAAAATAGGACAATCGAGGAAGTGACGGCTCTATTTAAGAAGTAG
- the LOC112050338 gene encoding HCLS1-associated protein X-1 — protein MSSNAFMDRVRSFLGLRQEPPRNDFRNPIWGSDDDDDDDELYSRNEMQVFDPQEMHQEFLNHVQDMFKNFGSLFGDMKAFMGHGDMGTITEFPTSDQEPDTLDSNRIRDYYLKPGYHEHRYEHPREDTDLDGKISSNQISGLLQQKDKQVPLTPFDGSLVPGQSFCKTIITTSITKPDGTIETRRIIKNGNEVVEETTTTGPDSRNPYNPGLNPIATTNIMLSQLSSFLRNIY, from the exons ATGTCCAGTAATGCGTTCATGGATAGAGTTCGATCGTTTCTTGGGCTAAGACAAGAGCCGCCTAGGAATGATTTTCGCAACCCGATATGGGGCtccgatgacgatgacgatgatgacgaacTGTACAGCAGAAACGAAATGCAGGTGTTCGACCCGCAAGAGATGCACCAGGAGTTTCTCAATCACGTTCAG GACATGTTCAAAAACTTTGGCAGTCTATTTGGAGACATGAAAGCTTTTATGGGACATGGTGACATGGGTACTATCACAGAGTTCCCAACCAGCGACCAGGAACCGGATACTCTTGACAGCAACCGTATCAGAGATTACTACTTGAAACCTGGCTACCATGAACATAGGTATGAACACCCGAGAGAGGACACCGATTTAGATGGTAAGATCTCATCCAACCAAATTTCTGGCTTACTGCAACAGAAAGACAAACAGGTCCCACTGACTCCATTTGATGGCAGTTTAGTACCTGGACAGTCGTTCTGTAAAACTATAATAACTACAAGCATCACAAAACCTGATGGTACAATTGAAACTCGGAGGATTATAAAAAATGGTAATGAAGTCGTTGAGGAGACTACCACAACGGGACCTGATTCAAGGAACCCCTACAACCCTGGATTAAACCCTATTGCAACTACTAACATCATGCTGTCTCAACTGTCTTCCTTTTTGAGaaatatctattaa